A genomic window from Camelina sativa cultivar DH55 chromosome 2, Cs, whole genome shotgun sequence includes:
- the LOC104749335 gene encoding uncharacterized protein LOC104749335, translated as MSEGTIVAAKPKEGTGSTSIQCPMLNSTNYTVWALKMKIALKVHKVWEAIEPETEEADEDKNNMAMALLFQSISEALVLQIGDLDTTKKVWDAIKSRHVGAERVKEARQQTLMADFERLKMKDSEKIDEFAGKMSELASKSASLGVAIDESKMVKKFLNCLPHKKFIHIVASLEHVLDLNTTTFEDIIGRLKAYEERIIDAGEVQEDQSKLMYANMETQNSREYTNDYRNVEELQEAQVLDTTNTQDGDELMMHEVVFLNEKRCIPSKFETNMREDNIWYLGNGASNHMTGDKRYFEKMDESVTGKVRFGDDSRVDIKGKGSISLVDMYGEL; from the exons ATGTCTGAGGGTACAATTGTTGCAGCTAAACCAAAAGAAGGAACCGGATCTACCTCCATCCAATGTCCAATGCTCAATTCAACAAACTATACTGTCTGGGCGTTAAAGATGAAGATTGCTTTGAAGGTTCATAAGGTTTGGGAGGCGATCGAAcctgaaacagaggaagcagatgaagacaaaaataatatggCTATGGCTCTATTATTTCAGTCTATATCCGAAGCTCTTGTTCTGCAAATTGGTGACTTAGATACGACTAAAAAGGTGTGGGATGCCATCAAGTCAAGACATGTGGGAGCAGAGCGTGTGAAAGAAGCTCGTCAACAAACGCTTATGGCCGACTTTGAGCGACTTAAGATGAAAGATTCAGAGAAAATCGATGAGTTTGCAGGGAAGATGTCAGAGTTAGCCTCAAAATCAGCTTCTCTCGGAGTAGCTATTGACGAATCCAAGATGGTTAAAAAGTTTCTTAATTGTCTTCCTCACAAGAAGTTCATCCATATAGTGGCTTCTTTAGAACATGTGTTAGACCTAAACACCACCACCTTTGAAGACATCATCGGAAGACTGAAAGCATATGAAGAAAGAATCATTGATGcaggagaagtacaagaggaTCAATCTAAACTAATGTATGCAAACATGGAGACACAAAACAGTCGTGAATATACAAACGATTACCGAAACGTCGAGGAG TTACAAGAAGCTCAAGTTCTGGATACCACTAATACTCAAGATGGTGATGAACTTATGATGCATGAGGTTGTTTTTCTTAATGAGAAACGATGCATCCCGAGTAAGTTTGAAACCAACATGAGAGAGGACAATATATGGTACCTTGGCAATGGTGCCAGTAACCACATGACAGGGGATAAAAGGTATTTTGAGAAGATGGATGAATCTGTTACCGGGAAGGTACGGTTTGGAGACGATTCTCGTGTTGATATAAAAGGGAAAGGATCAATTTCTCTTGTTGACATGTATGGTGAATTGTGA